A region of the Betaproteobacteria bacterium genome:
TGTGCCGCGTGGTATCGGGCTTGCCGCGATCGATATCCTGCCATTCGCGCGACGGGCGCTGGCGAAACGCATGTTGTTCGGCGCGCGCAAATGAGTGAGCGGATCGTCATTGTTGGCGGTGGCCCGGTGGGACTTGCGCTGGCGCTCGCGACGTCGGTATTGCCGGGTGTGGAAGTGACGGTGATTGAACGTGGACCTGCTGTGGATGACACGTTGCCCCCGCCGTTTGATCATCGCGTCTATGCCCTGTCACTGGCATCGCTTGCCATGCTGCAGGAGTTGGGTGTGGTGCTTCCCGCCACGCGCATCGCCAAGGTGTGCGCGATGCAAGTACACGGCGATGGCGGTCAAAGCGGCCCCAGCCGGCTCGATCTCAATGAGGGGCAGCTGCTTGCCGCGATTGTCGAACATGCCGCTGTGATGTGCGCGCTGCAAAGCAGATTGTTGCAGGACGGGCGCGTAAAGATTTTGCGTGGAGTGTCTCCAATTGAAGTGCAATCGCTCGGCGAAAATCGGCGCGAACTCATGTTGTCCGATAGTAGCAAAATACAGTCGGATTTGCTGGTTGCCGCGGATGGCAGCCGTTCGCAAATTCGTGAATGGGCCGGCATATCCACGGCGGTGAAAGACTACGAGAGCGATGGCGTGGTCGGTAATTTCAAAGCCGAACGTCCGCACGGCGATATCGCACGGCAATGGTTTACGCATGACGCGGTGCTGGCGTTTTTACCCTTGCCGGACAATCACATCTCGATCGTCTGGT
Encoded here:
- a CDS encoding FAD-dependent monooxygenase, encoding MSERIVIVGGGPVGLALALATSVLPGVEVTVIERGPAVDDTLPPPFDHRVYALSLASLAMLQELGVVLPATRIAKVCAMQVHGDGGQSGPSRLDLNEGQLLAAIVEHAAVMCALQSRLLQDGRVKILRGVSPIEVQSLGENRRELMLSDSSKIQSDLLVAADGSRSQIREWAGISTAVKDYESDGVVGNFKAERPHGDIARQWFTHDAVLAFLPLPDNHISIVWSVGKEASKALPTNDPDAFSRAVEEAGHKSLGALSLVSQIARFPLLRIMANEWVQPGLALIGDAAHAVHPLAGQGVNLGFADVRNMAAVLRARSKYSAIGDLALLRRYERGGREAAWAVGEMTEQLRSLYRSDVSAARWLRNDGIALLNRMPAAKSQLIDYASR